TAATCGGCAACTGCGGCTGCCTTGATAATCACATCCTGCTCTTTCGCTGCACCTGTTACTTTTTCATACATTTCTTTTGCAGTGACAATCGGTTCCACCTGCACAAACATCGGAGGTTCAAGCGCAGTCGGTCCGGTTACCAATGTAACGTCAGCCCCGCGAAGCATTGCCATCTTCGCAAGTGCGTAACCCATTTTTCCAGTGGAATGGTTGGTAAGATAACGAACCGGGTCGATTGCTTCCTGTGTTGGTCCTGCTGTGACTAACACCTTCATTCCCGCCATGTCCTTTGGTTTTGCAAGCTCTCTTACAACATATTCTACCAGAGTCTCTTCCGAAGGCATCTTCCCATTTCCAATATCTCCGTTTGCGAGCATACCGGTTACCGGTGGAATCATCTCATAACCGAACCGTTTTAATTTTTCCAGATTATCCTGAACAATTGGATTCTCATACATATTGTGGTTCATTGCCGGTGCTATGAGCGTCTTGCAGGTACATGCCATCACCGTTGTCGTCAACATATCATCCGCAATCCCATTTGCAATTTTTCCAATTACATTTGCAGTTGCAGGCGCTATTAACACAATGTCTGCCTGTTTTGCCAGTGCAACATGCTCCACAGAAAATTCAAAATTCCGGTCAAACGTATCAATCAGACATTTATTTCCGGTTAATGTCTCAAATGTTGTTGCGGTAATAAAATTGGTTGCGTTCTGTGTCATAAGCACATGGACGTTGCAATGCATCTTTTTTAACATTCTGGCCACGTTTGGCATTTTATATGCGGCAATTCCTCCTGTAACTCCAAGCAATACCGTCTTTCCCTGTAACATTTCTTTCTTCCTTTCCAACTGTTGAACTCTAACTATTTTGGGTAGTCATCTGAACTACATCCCTTTTCTATCATCTGCTATTTTCGTAATTTAAATAATGCTTTGCAAATTGCTGTTGCAAGCACCGCTGCTACAATTGCTTCCGGAATTCCGTTTGCAGCGATGATTGATAAAATCACACCATATACGGCGTCAATCGCAATCCCTTTTGCACTTGCAAGCTCCTGGCTGAAACAGACATAAATCAGGTTCATGACAAGAAGTGTGTTGGTCAGTGCACCTAACGCGCCCGCAACCGGCAATGCAACCCAGTCTGCAGCTTTACTTTTTTTCAAAAGTTTCTTGATTCCTTTGTATACAAAAAATGGAACAATTCCTGCTAATATTCTAGGCACAAAACAAATTACAAGACTGAAAAAATTGCCTCCGATATCTCCAATGGAATAAAACGGTGAAAATGCAAATGATAAAAGACTTGGATTAAACGTATTGTTAATCAGGCTGGTACAGCCGAACACAAAACCTAAAAATCCGCCCTTCTTTGGTCCTAACATAATAGACCCGATGATAACCGGTACATGAATTAAAGTTGCCTTGATGACAACCAGATTGATATAACCTAAAAATGGCACAAATGCCATAATAATGATGATTGCTGTAAATAATGCAGTCAATACCATTTCATTTGTTTTTTTTGACATAAATCCTCCTGCTCTCGTTTGATTGTGACTTTTGGCGCACGATTCAATACGATGCTATTTTATTTTGTATCTATTTCATCATAAGACCACGCATTGATAACAGGTGATTCTCCTTGGTGCTTTCCAGTCATCCGGCACCTGCTATCTGCAGTCTATTGTATATTTGCTTCCTAATTCTTGCTTCTGCTGTCAGACTTTGCTATCTTAGCTTCTTACTCTCTTGCCTGTACAAGT
This genomic window from Roseburia sp. 831b contains:
- the coaBC gene encoding bifunctional phosphopantothenoylcysteine decarboxylase/phosphopantothenate--cysteine ligase CoaBC, yielding MLQGKTVLLGVTGGIAAYKMPNVARMLKKMHCNVHVLMTQNATNFITATTFETLTGNKCLIDTFDRNFEFSVEHVALAKQADIVLIAPATANVIGKIANGIADDMLTTTVMACTCKTLIAPAMNHNMYENPIVQDNLEKLKRFGYEMIPPVTGMLANGDIGNGKMPSEETLVEYVVRELAKPKDMAGMKVLVTAGPTQEAIDPVRYLTNHSTGKMGYALAKMAMLRGADVTLVTGPTALEPPMFVQVEPIVTAKEMYEKVTGAAKEQDVIIKAAAVADYRPATVATEKVKKKEGAAKIELERTDDILAALGAQKGNTILCGFSMETEHMLENSRAKLEKKNLDLIVANNLKVEGAGFGTDTNVLTIISKEKETQLSLMSKEDAADRVLDAIMELKTK
- a CDS encoding ECF transporter S component, encoding MSKKTNEMVLTALFTAIIIIMAFVPFLGYINLVVIKATLIHVPVIIGSIMLGPKKGGFLGFVFGCTSLINNTFNPSLLSFAFSPFYSIGDIGGNFFSLVICFVPRILAGIVPFFVYKGIKKLLKKSKAADWVALPVAGALGALTNTLLVMNLIYVCFSQELASAKGIAIDAVYGVILSIIAANGIPEAIVAAVLATAICKALFKLRK